The genome window CAATTTACGGCGTTGATAAAGCAGCTTCGGGCGAGGTCATACTGGGCGGCAAAAAATTAAATCCGTCCCCTAAATCAAGCATTAAAGAAGGAATCGGCTTTGTCCCTGAAGATAGACGCAATCAAGGCTTTATCCCCCTGTTGTCTACTACAAAAAATGTCGCTCTGACAAATTACGATATTGTGAAAATTAATGGTGTAGCTATTTCTGACAGTGATGAGTTAGCAATGAGCAAGCGCGCTATTGAGACTATTGATATACGTCCTTCAGATCCTGATAAACAAGTCGGAGTCATGTCCGGCGGAAATCAGCAAAAAGTTGTTCTCGGCAAGTGGCTGATGAGAAATCTTAAGCTGTTAATTGTCGACGAACCTACTGCAGGTATAGACGTTGGAGCAAAGGACGAAATTTATTCGATCTTAGAGAGACTTGCTAATGAGGGAGTAGCTGTTATCGTTGTAACATCGGACTTGCAAGAATTATTGCGTGTTTCTCATAGAATTCTAGTAATGAGAAAAGGCAACATTGTCAAGGAATTTAAAAATGTCGAAGTCACCCAATCCATGGTGCTCGCTGCCGGTCAGGGTGTTCAGGAGGAGAAATAAATATGAACAAAATCAACTGGAGCAAGTATTCTAAGCCCATAATATTGCTGTGCTTTATTCTAGTTCTGTCGATTTTAAGGCCTAAAGCGTTTCTATCACTAAATAATTTCAGTAATGTGCTTTGGTCAGTGTCAGTTATTGGAATTATGGTAAGCGGCACAATATTTGTATTCTTAATGGGCGGTATTGATCTCTCAATCTCAACATTATGCGCTTTTACTGCTGTTGTAGTTGTTGAGGTGACTCACATGATGGGTGATACACAGTCAGCAGTAACTGCGGGTGTGATTGCTGCACTTTGTACCGGTGCTGCGGCGGGGCTGCTTCACGGCTTTATAATTACGACGTTCCATATTCCTGCATTCCTAGTAACATTTGCAAGTCAAAGTATTTTTCTTGGGCTGGCTATGGTCTTGACGAATAATAAAATTATAAGCTGTACAGTGCCTGCTTTTACTGCGATCGGCTCAATGAAAATTTTAGGATTCCCTATGCCTGTATATTTTATGCTGATTATTGCGGTTATAAGCTGGTTCTTGCTGCGTAAAACTGTATTCGGCCGCTATGTTTATGCAGTCGGGGGCAATCCTGTTGCTTCTGAAATTTCCGGCATAAACGTTAAAAAAATGACAATTATATGCTATATTTTGTCGGGACTTACTACTGCGCTTGGCGGTATTGTTTTAGCATCAATGACTCAGCAGGCTTCTTCTTCTTTGGGTTCAGGCTATACTAATGACGTAATCACGGCGGGAGTAATCGGCGGCGTTTCTCTATTAGGCGGTGAAGGTACAGTGCCCGGCGCAATTTTCGGAGCTGTCTTAATGGGACTCTTGAATAACGGTTTAAATCTTATGTCAGTGCCGTCTACTCATGCAGGGCTCGTGAAAGGTCTAGTTATAATTATAGCTGTTGCCTTTGACGCTATGCAGCACGCTGACCAGTCGAGAAAAAAAGCAAAAAAGGTAAAGTCTTAAGTGTCAGGGCATTCACTGAAGGGAGAATTTATAATTATGAAGAAAATTGACGCACATCTTCATCTTGCTAAAGTACTTGCTGGTTAT of Synergistaceae bacterium contains these proteins:
- a CDS encoding ABC transporter permease; the encoded protein is MNKINWSKYSKPIILLCFILVLSILRPKAFLSLNNFSNVLWSVSVIGIMVSGTIFVFLMGGIDLSISTLCAFTAVVVVEVTHMMGDTQSAVTAGVIAALCTGAAAGLLHGFIITTFHIPAFLVTFASQSIFLGLAMVLTNNKIISCTVPAFTAIGSMKILGFPMPVYFMLIIAVISWFLLRKTVFGRYVYAVGGNPVASEISGINVKKMTIICYILSGLTTALGGIVLASMTQQASSSLGSGYTNDVITAGVIGGVSLLGGEGTVPGAIFGAVLMGLLNNGLNLMSVPSTHAGLVKGLVIIIAVAFDAMQHADQSRKKAKKVKS